One genomic region from Anabaena sp. PCC 7108 encodes:
- a CDS encoding MlaE family lipid ABC transporter permease subunit, whose product MQPKRNLEQLWIVRCLAAVLLFGQICLHLLQGKTYYRKILEHMVTAGPASLLPVLLVSGFAGMIFTIQTARELVRFGAVESVGGAFALAFCRELAPILTASIIAGQVGSAFAAEIGAMRVTEQIDALYMLKTDPIDYLVLPRVIACCLMMPLMMIFALLMGITGGAFAASQFYQVVPETFLESVRDFLLPSDVLIVLLKGLIFGAIVAVNGCSWGLTTKGGAKEVGESATTAVVTTWVAIFMMDFVLALLLFEQPIL is encoded by the coding sequence TTGCAACCAAAAAGAAATTTAGAGCAATTATGGATTGTTCGCTGTCTGGCCGCAGTCCTCCTATTTGGTCAAATCTGCCTGCATTTACTTCAAGGAAAAACTTACTACCGGAAGATTTTAGAGCATATGGTAACGGCAGGACCTGCTTCGCTCTTACCAGTTCTGCTAGTCAGTGGTTTTGCTGGGATGATTTTCACCATTCAAACGGCAAGAGAATTAGTCAGATTTGGTGCAGTAGAGAGTGTCGGCGGTGCTTTTGCTTTAGCCTTTTGTAGAGAATTAGCACCAATTTTGACTGCTAGTATCATTGCCGGACAAGTTGGTTCAGCTTTTGCAGCAGAAATAGGCGCAATGCGAGTCACAGAACAGATTGACGCACTATATATGCTCAAAACTGATCCCATTGATTATCTTGTACTACCAAGAGTTATTGCTTGCTGTTTGATGATGCCCTTAATGATGATATTCGCTTTATTAATGGGTATCACTGGTGGAGCTTTTGCCGCTTCACAATTTTATCAGGTGGTTCCAGAGACGTTTTTAGAGTCAGTCAGAGATTTTTTATTGCCTTCAGATGTATTAATTGTTTTGCTCAAAGGGTTAATTTTTGGGGCTATAGTTGCTGTTAATGGCTGTAGTTGGGGATTAACTACTAAAGGTGGCGCTAAAGAAGTAGGAGAATCGGCGACAACAGCGGTTGTGACTACTTGGGTAGCAATTTTTATGATGGATTTTGTACTGGCGTTGCTACTGTTTGAGCAGCCTATACTTTGA
- the rph gene encoding ribonuclease PH: MTWQRPDGRKPYELRPHSFLPGFTRFTPGSVLAQCGDTQVLCTVSLTEGVPKFLKGTGKGWLTAEYRMLPSATQQRHEREFMKLSGRTQEIQRLIGRSLRAALDFDILGERTLTVDADVLQADAGTRTTAITGSFVALAQAISKLLQQGVLERSPLRGQVAAVSVGLLEEEPFLDLNYIEDVAATVDFNVVMNHKLGIIEVQGTAEEGSFSRTQLNQLLDFSEKGIQELLIAQRDAIADWDILFVIN; the protein is encoded by the coding sequence ATGACTTGGCAGCGTCCAGACGGTCGAAAACCTTACGAACTTCGTCCCCATAGTTTTCTACCCGGTTTCACTCGCTTTACTCCGGGTTCTGTTCTGGCTCAATGCGGAGATACTCAAGTACTCTGTACAGTCAGCCTTACTGAGGGAGTGCCTAAGTTTTTAAAAGGAACAGGCAAAGGTTGGCTAACCGCCGAGTACCGAATGTTACCATCTGCCACCCAACAAAGGCACGAAAGGGAATTTATGAAATTATCGGGAAGGACGCAAGAAATTCAACGTTTAATTGGACGCAGTTTAAGAGCAGCTTTGGATTTTGATATTTTGGGAGAACGGACACTAACTGTAGATGCTGATGTGTTGCAAGCAGATGCTGGAACAAGAACAACAGCAATTACAGGCAGTTTTGTAGCTTTAGCTCAAGCAATTTCTAAATTATTGCAACAGGGAGTATTAGAGCGATCGCCCTTGCGTGGACAAGTGGCAGCAGTTTCTGTAGGTTTATTGGAAGAAGAGCCATTTTTGGATCTTAACTACATTGAAGATGTAGCCGCAACTGTAGATTTTAATGTTGTCATGAACCACAAACTTGGCATCATTGAAGTTCAGGGAACAGCAGAAGAAGGTAGCTTTAGCCGTACTCAGTTAAATCAATTACTAGATTTTTCTGAAAAAGGCATTCAGGAATTATTAATTGCTCAACGGGATGCAATTGCTGATTGGGATATCTTATTTGTCATAAATTAG
- a CDS encoding nucleoside monophosphate kinase codes for MKLVILGGSGSGKSTQAERLCKYFEVPLISTGEILREAIFGKKSDNGSGELNELGRLSQPYVEKGELVPDEMMIEFIKVRLNQEDVKCGWILEGYPRTAFQAEELDFLLDSLEQKLNWAIYLQVAEAVMVSRSLGRSLPDDQPEIVQRRVELFYDRTVPILEYYDRRRRLLTINGDYSPEQVQHNILTLLG; via the coding sequence GTGAAATTGGTGATTTTAGGAGGTTCAGGCTCTGGAAAAAGCACTCAAGCAGAAAGACTTTGTAAATACTTTGAGGTTCCTCTAATTTCCACAGGTGAGATTTTACGAGAAGCAATATTTGGAAAAAAATCGGATAATGGCTCTGGTGAATTGAATGAGTTAGGCCGTCTCTCCCAGCCATATGTAGAAAAAGGGGAATTAGTCCCAGACGAAATGATGATTGAATTTATCAAAGTTCGCCTCAACCAGGAGGATGTCAAGTGTGGCTGGATATTAGAAGGTTATCCGAGAACAGCCTTTCAAGCTGAAGAATTAGATTTTTTGTTAGACAGTTTAGAACAGAAGCTAAATTGGGCAATTTATCTGCAAGTAGCAGAGGCCGTAATGGTTAGCCGATCTTTAGGGCGATCGCTCCCAGACGATCAACCGGAGATTGTGCAGCGCCGTGTAGAGTTATTTTATGATCGCACTGTTCCTATTTTAGAATATTATGATCGTCGTCGCCGACTGTTAACTATTAATGGTGACTATTCCCCAGAACAGGTACAGCACAATATTCTGACTTTACTTGGGTGA
- a CDS encoding P-loop NTPase family protein — protein MVAQLEPPSINLTLSLPYSVQGLVQVFTTSQRNFFTTVMAQALRIAGQGTPVLVVQFLKGGIRQGKDKPIQMGQHLDWFRCDLPRCIDTPQLDEAENEALQQLWQYTTKLVSEGKYSLVVLDELSLAINFGLIPEAEVLEFLTKRPPHVDIIFTGTEIPMSILDVADQITEIRRSHQP, from the coding sequence ATGGTTGCCCAACTAGAACCCCCAAGTATCAATTTGACTCTCAGCCTACCATATTCAGTTCAGGGATTAGTGCAGGTTTTCACTACCTCCCAGCGAAATTTTTTTACGACTGTCATGGCGCAAGCCCTAAGAATTGCTGGTCAAGGTACACCAGTTTTAGTGGTTCAGTTTCTGAAAGGCGGTATTCGCCAAGGGAAGGATAAACCCATACAAATGGGTCAACATTTGGATTGGTTCCGTTGTGATTTGCCACGCTGCATTGATACACCACAACTAGACGAAGCTGAAAACGAAGCTTTACAGCAGTTGTGGCAGTATACAACAAAGTTAGTATCTGAAGGTAAGTATTCTCTGGTTGTTTTAGATGAATTAAGTTTAGCTATCAACTTTGGTTTAATTCCCGAAGCAGAGGTTTTAGAATTTCTCACAAAACGCCCTCCCCATGTTGATATTATTTTTACTGGTACGGAAATACCAATGTCTATACTGGATGTGGCTGATCAAATTACAGAGATTCGCCGTAGTCATCAACCTTAA
- a CDS encoding DUF1816 domain-containing protein, which produces MKKIWHNLKEGLVSLSNGLGLAWWVEIATQNPRCTYYFGPFLSSVEAISASKGYVEDLEIEEAQGIIVNVKQCKPYVLTIAEDLGERIDRKVKPAFSGQI; this is translated from the coding sequence ATGAAAAAAATTTGGCATAACCTTAAAGAAGGACTGGTTAGTTTATCCAACGGCTTAGGATTAGCTTGGTGGGTAGAAATTGCTACCCAAAATCCCCGTTGTACTTACTATTTTGGTCCATTTCTAAGTTCAGTAGAAGCAATATCCGCCAGCAAAGGCTATGTAGAAGATTTGGAAATTGAAGAAGCTCAAGGCATCATAGTCAATGTCAAGCAGTGCAAACCTTATGTTCTAACTATTGCTGAAGACTTGGGGGAAAGGATTGACCGTAAAGTAAAGCCTGCCTTTAGCGGTCAAATTTAA
- the rlmB gene encoding 23S rRNA (guanosine(2251)-2'-O)-methyltransferase RlmB, giving the protein MTNQPRKINTASEPKRGQPIKIKGKRVIANPTRHQAKGESKPISGKPRISHHISQPSPVIKPAEDQDKDNDLIYGRHPVLSALESQRNLNRIWITTRLRYDHRFHHLILQAKENGSVIDEVEPKRLDQITDGANHQGIAAQIAPYAYIEIEDLIEQTKSVSDPVIVVADGITDPHNLGAIIRTAEAIGAQGLVIPQRRASGITSTVVKVAAGALENFSVSRVVNLSRALEQLKEAGFWIYGTAAAGSEPLHTVTFSGPSVLVIGAEGEGLSMLTQRGCDVLVSIPLQGKTPSLNASVAAGMALYEIYRQRSLNTHYLDKLRSVSLKK; this is encoded by the coding sequence ATGACAAATCAACCAAGAAAAATTAATACTGCTAGTGAACCCAAACGTGGACAACCCATCAAGATTAAGGGTAAACGCGTCATTGCTAATCCTACTCGTCATCAAGCCAAGGGAGAAAGCAAACCCATCTCTGGTAAACCCCGCATATCTCATCACATCTCCCAACCCTCTCCAGTCATTAAACCCGCAGAAGATCAAGATAAGGATAATGATCTCATCTACGGTCGTCATCCAGTATTGAGTGCATTGGAAAGTCAGCGTAATCTCAATCGCATCTGGATTACTACTCGCCTTCGCTACGACCATCGTTTCCATCATTTGATCCTGCAAGCTAAAGAAAATGGCTCAGTTATTGATGAAGTTGAGCCTAAGCGGTTAGACCAAATCACTGACGGAGCTAATCACCAAGGTATAGCAGCCCAAATAGCTCCTTACGCCTACATAGAAATAGAAGATCTAATTGAACAAACAAAATCTGTCTCTGACCCTGTAATTGTTGTGGCAGATGGTATCACTGATCCACACAACTTGGGTGCAATTATTCGTACAGCCGAAGCCATAGGCGCTCAAGGATTAGTGATTCCCCAAAGAAGGGCTTCCGGGATCACTTCCACTGTGGTGAAAGTGGCAGCAGGTGCTTTAGAAAACTTTTCCGTGTCCAGAGTTGTTAACCTCAGCCGTGCGTTAGAACAACTTAAAGAAGCTGGGTTTTGGATTTATGGAACTGCTGCGGCCGGTAGCGAACCTTTACATACAGTAACATTCAGTGGACCTAGTGTTTTGGTAATTGGTGCTGAGGGCGAAGGTCTGAGTATGTTGACACAACGTGGTTGTGATGTTTTAGTATCAATACCCTTACAGGGTAAGACTCCTAGCCTAAATGCATCGGTCGCAGCAGGTATGGCGCTTTATGAAATTTATCGCCAACGTTCGTTAAATACTCACTATCTTGATAAACTACGGTCAGTTTCTTTGAAAAAATAA
- a CDS encoding Mini-ribonuclease 3, which produces MNSQEEQPLDQEDESTIQDSSDKTTLLVNPAELPQQISPAQIKQVSPSALAYLGDAIYELYVRMYYLWPQQRSEIYHRSVVAQVRAETQALHLRSLTPYLRSNELEIVRRGRNAVTSRPKRLNPEIYQQATSLETLVGYLYLTDYPRLTELLQKLHLER; this is translated from the coding sequence GTGAACTCACAGGAGGAACAGCCATTAGATCAAGAAGATGAATCTACCATACAAGATTCCTCAGATAAAACTACATTGTTGGTAAACCCAGCAGAATTACCCCAGCAAATATCCCCAGCACAAATTAAACAGGTTTCTCCTTCGGCTTTGGCTTACTTGGGGGATGCAATTTACGAACTTTATGTTAGGATGTATTACCTATGGCCACAGCAGCGGTCAGAAATTTACCATCGCTCAGTAGTGGCGCAGGTCAGAGCAGAAACACAAGCGCTACATTTGCGATCGCTGACTCCTTATTTGAGGAGCAACGAGTTAGAAATTGTCCGAAGAGGTCGCAACGCTGTTACAAGCCGTCCCAAGCGACTTAATCCCGAAATTTATCAACAAGCAACTAGTCTAGAAACTTTAGTTGGCTATTTATATCTCACAGATTATCCCCGTTTAACGGAACTATTACAAAAACTCCATCTAGAGAGATAG
- a CDS encoding STAS domain-containing protein has protein sequence MIAEPLNLTVSLRGTREARDNCQLFRLTGLLDAFSEPTFRKVLGGKIDEGPKHIILDLSQIDFVDSSGLGALVQLAKQAQTATGTLQIVTNARVTQTVKLVRLEKFLSLQPTVDAALENIKSS, from the coding sequence ATTATTGCTGAACCACTAAATCTAACCGTGAGCCTGAGAGGCACTCGCGAAGCCCGGGATAACTGTCAGCTATTCCGCCTCACAGGTTTGTTAGACGCTTTTTCTGAGCCGACATTTCGCAAGGTATTGGGTGGTAAGATTGACGAAGGTCCAAAGCACATCATTCTGGATCTCTCACAAATTGACTTTGTTGATAGCTCTGGTTTAGGTGCGCTGGTACAGTTGGCCAAGCAAGCTCAAACCGCCACAGGCACTTTGCAAATTGTCACCAATGCGCGTGTAACTCAAACAGTCAAGCTTGTTCGCTTAGAGAAATTTCTCTCCCTTCAACCTACGGTTGATGCGGCTTTAGAAAATATCAAGTCATCTTGA
- the carA gene encoding glutamine-hydrolyzing carbamoyl-phosphate synthase small subunit, giving the protein MSDAIPALLVLADGTAYHGWSFGATGTAIGEVVFNTGMTGYQEVLTDPSYTGQIVIFTYPELGNTGVNPEDEESARPQVQGAIARNICHKPSNWRFTQSLPDYLKKHQVPAIYGIDTRALTRKIRMFGAMNGGISTSILDESELLELVQAAPNMTGLNLVQQVTTQNVYEWSESTTAAWEFNSEAVAKIGETFTVVALDFGVKRNILRRLASYGCRVIVVPADTSCEEILNYNPDGIFLSNGPGDPAAVTAGISTAKALLASEKPMFGICMGHQILGHALGAETFKLKFGHRGLNQPAGLQQRVEITSQNHSFAIDPDSLPSAVVEVSHLNLNDRTVAGVRHKSLPVFSVQYHPEASPGPHDADYLFAQFVLEMQTARQAAIA; this is encoded by the coding sequence ATGTCTGATGCAATACCCGCTCTACTTGTCTTAGCAGATGGCACTGCTTATCACGGTTGGTCTTTCGGTGCTACGGGAACCGCTATCGGTGAAGTGGTCTTTAACACTGGCATGACCGGATATCAAGAAGTGTTAACCGATCCGAGTTACACTGGTCAAATTGTTATTTTTACTTATCCTGAATTAGGCAACACTGGGGTCAATCCTGAAGATGAGGAATCAGCTAGACCTCAAGTGCAAGGTGCGATCGCTCGCAATATCTGTCATAAACCGAGTAATTGGCGCTTCACACAATCCCTACCTGACTACCTGAAAAAACATCAAGTCCCCGCTATCTACGGCATTGATACCCGCGCCCTGACTCGCAAAATTCGGATGTTTGGCGCTATGAATGGTGGCATTTCTACATCCATTTTAGATGAATCAGAATTGTTGGAACTGGTGCAAGCTGCTCCCAATATGACAGGACTTAATTTGGTACAGCAAGTCACCACACAAAATGTTTATGAATGGTCAGAGTCAACAACTGCTGCATGGGAATTCAACTCAGAGGCTGTGGCTAAAATTGGGGAAACCTTCACCGTTGTCGCCTTAGATTTTGGTGTTAAACGTAATATCTTGCGCCGTTTAGCCAGTTATGGTTGTCGGGTGATAGTTGTTCCTGCCGATACATCTTGTGAAGAAATCCTCAACTACAATCCAGATGGTATTTTTCTCTCCAACGGTCCTGGCGATCCTGCCGCAGTCACAGCAGGTATTAGCACGGCTAAAGCGCTACTAGCAAGTGAAAAACCCATGTTTGGTATTTGTATGGGACACCAAATTTTGGGTCATGCTTTAGGAGCAGAAACCTTTAAACTAAAATTTGGGCATCGTGGTTTAAATCAGCCGGCTGGTTTACAGCAACGAGTCGAAATTACTAGCCAAAACCACAGTTTTGCTATTGATCCGGATTCGTTACCATCAGCAGTTGTAGAGGTTAGTCACCTGAACTTAAACGATCGCACAGTAGCTGGGGTACGTCACAAGTCTCTACCTGTATTTTCCGTACAATATCACCCAGAGGCTAGTCCGGGTCCTCACGATGCTGATTACTTATTTGCACAATTTGTGCTAGAAATGCAAACAGCACGCCAAGCAGCGATCGCTTAG
- a CDS encoding TIGR02281 family clan AA aspartic protease encodes MLKPFLSCTALMILFSSLAVLTVACSEDQQTTTTGSQQQSVPNGNLAAIQPPAKKPDSLPANLKSQPLAPSEINPNTLESALDKATSGLTISQSAQSTDDWNLVASQFEDAIALMGQVRRDSPNFPFAQRKIVEYKRQIKLAQQKARPSSFPSPSPQPQRVVVFVPQAKPKIPSYSSISSPKQKPQLPPPQPVFPSSEISSQNHEVFTAPIKRRIGGTPIVEVTFNGRQRFEMIVDTGASGTVITQEIANALGVVPVGKAKANTVSSKAVEFSIGYLDSMEVGGVMVNKVPVAIAGAELETGLLGHDFFGNYDVTIKRNVVEFRPQTHSEINSPGIQLTVPTLSRGYRFVKFP; translated from the coding sequence ATGCTTAAGCCTTTTTTATCCTGCACAGCCCTAATGATTCTCTTCAGTAGTCTAGCGGTTTTGACTGTTGCCTGTAGTGAAGATCAACAGACAACGACGACTGGTAGTCAACAACAATCTGTGCCTAATGGTAATCTGGCAGCAATACAGCCGCCGGCGAAGAAGCCAGACTCACTACCAGCCAACCTAAAATCACAGCCATTAGCACCGTCGGAAATTAATCCCAATACTTTAGAGTCGGCGCTGGACAAAGCTACCAGTGGTTTGACTATCAGTCAATCGGCTCAATCAACGGATGATTGGAATTTGGTAGCGAGTCAGTTTGAGGATGCGATCGCTCTCATGGGACAGGTCCGCCGAGACAGCCCTAATTTTCCTTTTGCTCAAAGAAAAATCGTCGAATATAAGCGTCAAATTAAGTTAGCACAGCAGAAAGCTCGCCCCAGCAGTTTCCCATCTCCAAGTCCTCAACCCCAAAGAGTTGTTGTTTTTGTTCCCCAGGCAAAACCAAAAATACCAAGTTACTCAAGTATTTCTTCTCCTAAACAAAAACCACAATTACCACCACCACAGCCTGTTTTCCCCTCATCAGAAATCTCCAGCCAAAATCATGAGGTATTCACAGCACCAATTAAGCGGAGAATTGGTGGCACGCCTATTGTAGAAGTGACTTTCAATGGTAGACAGCGATTTGAGATGATTGTGGATACGGGGGCTAGTGGTACTGTGATCACTCAAGAGATTGCAAATGCTTTAGGTGTAGTTCCAGTGGGGAAAGCTAAAGCCAATACTGTTAGTTCCAAAGCTGTGGAATTCTCTATTGGCTATCTGGATTCGATGGAAGTTGGCGGAGTGATGGTAAATAAAGTCCCAGTTGCGATCGCTGGTGCAGAATTAGAAACTGGATTGTTAGGACATGATTTTTTTGGCAACTACGACGTTACTATCAAACGCAATGTTGTCGAATTTCGACCCCAAACCCACTCAGAAATTAATTCCCCAGGAATTCAACTAACTGTTCCAACTTTGTCCAGGGGCTACCGCTTTGTAAAATTTCCCTAG
- the trpD gene encoding anthranilate phosphoribosyltransferase, whose amino-acid sequence MTTPPIPINWPIVLQQLLDRQSLSRTQAAVLMQGWINEAIPPELSGAILTALHFKGVTVEELTGMAEVLKSLSSVPIKKDGYTQPLPLIDTCGTGGDGASTFNISTAVAFVAAAAGVPVAKHGSRSASSLTGSADVLEALGVNLGASSEKVQAAVQEIGITFLFAPGWHPALKAVTPLRRNLKVRTVFNLLGPLVNPLRPTGQVIGVFDPKLIETIAQTLNQLGTQKAIVLHGREKLDEAGLGDITDLAVLANGEVQLTTVNPQEIGITPAPITALKGGDVPENAQILKEVLQGKGTQAQQDAVALNASLALQVAGVVPLLNHTQGVTLAREILQSGSPWTKLEQLVEFLGN is encoded by the coding sequence ATGACTACTCCTCCAATTCCTATTAATTGGCCGATTGTGCTGCAACAATTATTAGATCGCCAATCATTATCCCGTACTCAAGCCGCAGTATTGATGCAAGGATGGATAAATGAAGCGATTCCCCCAGAGTTATCAGGAGCAATTTTAACAGCGCTGCACTTTAAAGGTGTAACTGTGGAAGAGTTGACAGGAATGGCTGAAGTATTGAAATCCCTCTCTTCTGTACCTATCAAGAAGGATGGGTATACCCAGCCCCTACCTCTTATTGATACTTGTGGGACAGGTGGGGATGGGGCATCAACGTTTAATATTTCCACAGCAGTTGCTTTCGTTGCGGCTGCGGCTGGTGTGCCTGTTGCTAAACATGGTAGTCGTTCCGCCTCTAGTTTAACTGGAAGTGCTGATGTTTTAGAAGCTTTGGGAGTAAACTTAGGTGCTTCTAGTGAGAAAGTGCAAGCAGCAGTCCAAGAAATAGGAATTACCTTTTTGTTTGCCCCTGGTTGGCATCCAGCACTAAAAGCAGTTACACCATTACGGAGAAATCTAAAAGTACGAACAGTGTTTAATTTACTTGGACCATTAGTAAATCCCTTGCGTCCGACGGGGCAAGTCATTGGAGTATTTGATCCCAAATTAATAGAAACGATCGCACAAACCTTAAACCAGTTGGGAACGCAAAAGGCGATTGTACTGCATGGGCGAGAAAAATTAGACGAAGCGGGGTTAGGTGATATCACAGACTTAGCAGTATTAGCTAATGGTGAAGTGCAGCTAACAACTGTAAATCCCCAAGAAATAGGAATCACACCTGCGCCCATTACAGCCTTAAAAGGTGGAGATGTCCCAGAAAATGCCCAAATTCTCAAGGAAGTGCTGCAAGGAAAAGGGACTCAGGCGCAACAGGATGCGGTAGCGCTGAATGCGTCATTAGCATTACAAGTGGCGGGTGTAGTTCCCCTGCTGAACCATACTCAAGGTGTAACATTGGCTAGGGAAATTTTACAAAGCGGTAGCCCCTGGACAAAGTTGGAACAGTTAGTTGAATTCCTGGGGAATTAA
- a CDS encoding DNA adenine methylase yields MIKSPLRYPGGKSRAIKQISEYLPESFSEFREPFVGGGSVFIYLKQQVPDLKIWINDLNRELFLFWHFAQSDLPKLVSKIRYVKKTYQDGRLLFSELTSVNVSSLSDLERAVRFFVLNRITFSGTIESGGFSWESFHKRFTDSSIDRLEKLETILTEDVKITNLDYSQVINAEGENVFIFLDPPYLIAKKSRLYGKDGDLHTGFDDQKFAEDLKLCDHRYLITYDDSPQIRENFQGANINIFEWQLQYGMNNYKQKKAEKGQELFISNYQVKQTVKKIVKNNNLPNLALQLSLDV; encoded by the coding sequence ATGATTAAAAGTCCTCTCCGTTATCCCGGTGGTAAATCAAGAGCAATCAAGCAAATATCTGAATACTTACCAGAAAGCTTTTCAGAATTCAGAGAACCTTTTGTGGGTGGTGGTTCCGTATTTATTTATTTAAAACAACAAGTCCCTGATTTAAAGATTTGGATTAACGATTTAAATCGTGAGTTATTTTTATTTTGGCATTTTGCTCAATCTGATTTACCTAAATTAGTTTCTAAAATTCGCTATGTTAAAAAAACTTATCAAGATGGTAGATTGCTATTCTCAGAATTAACAAGTGTTAATGTCAGCAGTTTATCAGATTTAGAAAGAGCCGTGCGTTTTTTTGTTCTTAACAGAATTACCTTTTCGGGAACTATAGAATCTGGTGGTTTTTCTTGGGAATCTTTTCATAAAAGATTTACTGATTCATCTATAGATCGGTTGGAAAAATTAGAAACCATATTAACAGAAGATGTCAAAATTACTAATTTAGATTACAGTCAAGTGATCAATGCCGAAGGAGAAAATGTATTTATATTTTTAGATCCACCCTATTTAATTGCCAAAAAATCAAGATTATATGGTAAAGATGGTGATTTACATACGGGATTTGATGATCAAAAATTTGCTGAAGATTTAAAACTATGTGATCATCGATATTTAATTACCTATGACGACTCACCGCAAATCCGCGAAAATTTTCAAGGGGCAAATATAAATATTTTTGAGTGGCAATTGCAGTATGGAATGAATAACTATAAGCAAAAAAAAGCTGAAAAAGGTCAAGAGTTATTCATTAGCAACTATCAAGTGAAACAAACTGTCAAGAAAATAGTAAAAAATAACAATCTGCCTAATTTAGCTTTGCAATTAAGTCTGGATGTCTAA